A single Anopheles arabiensis isolate DONGOLA chromosome X, AaraD3, whole genome shotgun sequence DNA region contains:
- the LOC120906478 gene encoding uncharacterized protein LOC120906478 — protein MDHIAEVAAGIAYIPAGIIYGYLLLLPTATDKLTACLYEETYYWPHIIAIVAMLITVVLTNGLKLNYRKTQFIHLYLQLAATAFALTAGLVFLLVEDVVPAIYLGAIALGLTLVPGLSYLHIRARARHRALLMCLCTVWLLAGVATTATIAELASVGAGGEERLHQNVAIALLAASTLQLVLIGLVELLQRESIVDYRRPLDYDTAMAHDSGRLLNPDRRSFAPYAQFGRAAPALGKGMATAGTGWSTERIVGAGQQHGESGCRYRTLWTVYAVGTKLVGLLAFYWVLLVSGIAASRTVLEREDVGYLPFWLLVGGALLTTLLSLRLAPKTTFVGASVLYVVALVLSVAFYCADLVELEYGISMLLFFAFLGAALPLPAVNILELAPLNCNEAALALGTALELLAVALLQYYGVTMGDTLFGVEQPAGGGDPVPASDHKGVIAAHYITAIVLGVVAAVATLWHVPNTGRKSLAEIESDLARMRSYFAFSRRHLASPAPAAPAPAAATLDETMVPPPPRDTVVAPHHATNGRLADDALEELPVPHEQQLSARNAARFAALYPDSPDPRNGSYGSPASHSPNGRSRSPYNDFDRHYSPHHHHQDAAQLQDALRRQHEANYLNARLLRAVSSSPTNSGRALTPETIQPLPLLPVPLAGRAGPGQRPEPPLGSLTVKSEPGTMLRPALLTQKSDAPAPPPMPPADYLTKSLPRVKAVRQSRIPPIVPKPEPPAEVVVPGVEYSHNLVPSQFLRQSLQNSQLFR, from the exons ATGGACCACATCGCCGAGGTGGCGGCCGGGATCGCGTACATCCCGGCCGGGATCATCTACGgctatctgctgctgctgccgaccgCCACCGACAAGCTGACCGCCTGCCTGTACGAGGAAACCTACTACTGGCCGCACATCATCGCGATCGTCGCGATGCTGATCACGGTCGTGCTGACCAACGGGCTCAAGCTCAACTATCGCAAGACGCAGTTCATCCATCTGTACCTGCAGCTCGCCGCCACCGCGTTTGCCCTTACCGCCGGGCTCGTCTTTCTGCTGGTCGAGG ATGTCGTGCCGGCGATCTATCTCGGTGCCATCGCGCTCGGCCTGACGCTCGTGCCGGGGCTGAGCTATCTGCACATCCGGGCCCGGGCCCGCCACCGCGCCCTGCTCATGTGCCTGTGCACGGTCTGGTTGCTGGCGGGCGTCGCCACGACCGCCACGATCGCGGAGCTGGCCTCGGTTGGTGCGGGCGGCGAGGAGCGGCTGCACCAGAACGTGGCGATCGCGCTGCTCGCCGCCAGCACGCTGCAGCTCGTGCTGATCGGGCTggtcgagctgctgcagcgcgAATCGATCGTCGACTACCGGCGCCCGCTCGACTACGACACGGCGATGGCCCACGACAGCGGCCGGCTGCTCAACCCGGACCGGCGCTCGTTCGCCCCGTACGCCCAGTTCGGGCGGGCGGCGCCGGCCCTCGGCAAGGGCATGGCCACCGCCGGCACCGGCTGGTCGACCGAGCGCATCGTCGGCGCGGGACAGCAGCACGGCGAGTCGGGCTGCCGCTACCGGACGCTCTGGACGGTGTACGCGGTCGGCACCAAGCTGGTCGGGCTGCTCGCCTTCTACTGGGTGCTGCTGGTGTCGGGCATCGCCGCCAGCCGGACGGTGCTGGAGCGGGAGGACGTCGGCTACCTGCCCTTCTGGCTGCTGGTCGGGGGCGCCCTGCTCACCACCCTTCTCTCGCTCCGGCTCGCCCCCAAGACGACGTTTGTCGGCGCGTCCGTCCTGTACGTGGTGGCGCTCGTGCTCTCGGTCGCGTTCTACTGCGCCGATCTGGTCGAGCTCGAGTACGGCATCTCGATGCTGCTGTTCTTCGCCTTTCTCGGCGCCGCCCTGCCCCTGCCCGCCGTCAACATCCTCGAGCTGGCGCCGCTGAACTGTAACGAGGCGGCGCTGGCCCTCGGCACGGCGCTGGAGCTACTAGCCGTCGCGTTACTCCAATACTACGGCGTCACCATGGGCGACACGCTGTTCGGGGTGGAGCAGCCGGCCGGCGGCGGCGACCCAGTGCCCGCCAGCGACCACAAGGGCGTCATTGCCGCCCACTACATTACCGCGATCGTGCTGGGGGTGGTCGCGGCCGTCGCCACCCTCTGGCACGTGCCGAACACGGGCCGCAAGTCGCTGGCGGAGATCGAGTCCGACCTTGCCCGGATGCGGTCGTACTTTGCGTTCAGCCGGCGCCACCTCGCCTCGCCAGCGCCCGCAGCGCCGGCCCCGGCCGCCGCCACCCTCGACGAGACGATGGTGCCGCCGCCACCCCGGGACACCGTCGTCGCGCCGCATCACGCCACCAACGGACGGCTCGCGGACGACGCACTGGAGGAGCTGCCGGTGCcgcacgagcagcagctgagcgCGCGCAACGCGGCCCGCTTTGCCGCCCTCTACCCCGACTCGCCCGATCCGCGCAACGGCTCGTACGGCAGCCCGGCCAGCCACAGCCCCAACGGGCGCAGCCGCAGCCCCTACAACGACTTCGATCGGCACTACAgcccgcaccaccaccaccaggacGCGGCCCAGCTGCAGGACGCGCTGCGCCGCCAGCACGAGGCCAACTATCTGAACGCCCGGCTGCTGCGAGCCGTCAGCAGCTCCCCGACCAACTCCGGGCGGGCCCTCACGCCCGAAACCATccagccgctgccgctgctgccggttCCGCTGGCCGGGCGGGCAGGGCCTGGCCAGCGGCCCGAGCCGCCCCTCGGCTCGCTCACGGTCAAGTCCGAGCCGGGCACGATGCTGCGGCCCGCCCTGCTCACGCAGAAAAGTGACGCGCCGGCCCCGCCGCCCATGCCGCCCGCCGACTACCTCACCAAATCGTTGCCGCGCGTCAAGGCGGTCCGGCAGTCGCGCATACCGCCGATCGTGCCGAAGCCGGAACCGCCGGCCGAGGTCGTCGTGCCGGGCGTCGAGTACTCGCACAACCTCGTGCCGAGCCAGTTCCTGCGCCAGTCGCTCCAAAACTCGCAGCTCTTCCGCTAA